One stretch of Variovorax sp. TBS-050B DNA includes these proteins:
- a CDS encoding 2Fe-2S iron-sulfur cluster-binding protein: MDLHIHPLARTLEVRPGANLLEVLREHHVPVSYSCMSGRCGTCRCKVVSGQVLDAGQDAIRPDGPAERYVLACQSTLTESCAIEIPEPDEVVVHPARILKATVTGIDVLTHDIRRLRLKPNKPLAFSPGQYAQLQFAPDLARPYSMAGLSRDAELEFHVRRVPGGRVTAHVFEQLRVGDAVRVSGPLGTAYLRTRHRGPMLCAAGGTGLAPILSIVRGAIAADLMQPIHLYLGVRSEADVYGLEELRALQALHPGLKVQVVVVTGPAREGWRTGLITDAIRADWPAGPEGWRAYLCGSPPMVEAVTQLVRARGLAPEQIHADAFYLQGT, translated from the coding sequence ATGGACCTGCACATCCACCCGCTTGCCCGCACCCTCGAGGTCCGCCCCGGCGCGAACCTGCTCGAGGTGCTGCGCGAGCACCATGTGCCGGTGTCGTACAGCTGCATGTCGGGGCGCTGCGGCACCTGCCGCTGCAAGGTGGTTTCCGGCCAGGTGCTCGACGCCGGGCAGGATGCGATCCGCCCCGACGGCCCGGCCGAGCGCTACGTGCTGGCCTGCCAGAGCACCCTGACCGAAAGCTGCGCGATCGAGATTCCCGAGCCCGACGAGGTGGTGGTGCATCCTGCGCGCATCCTCAAGGCCACGGTCACGGGCATCGACGTGCTCACGCACGACATCCGCCGGCTGCGGCTCAAGCCGAACAAGCCGCTGGCGTTTTCGCCGGGCCAGTACGCGCAGCTGCAGTTCGCGCCCGATCTCGCGCGACCCTATTCGATGGCCGGTCTGAGCCGCGACGCGGAACTCGAATTCCATGTCCGCCGCGTGCCCGGCGGCCGCGTCACGGCCCATGTGTTCGAGCAGTTGCGCGTCGGCGATGCGGTGCGCGTGAGCGGGCCGCTGGGCACCGCCTACCTGCGCACCAGGCACCGCGGGCCGATGCTCTGCGCGGCGGGCGGCACGGGCCTGGCGCCGATCCTCTCGATCGTGCGCGGCGCGATCGCGGCGGACCTGATGCAGCCGATCCACCTGTACCTCGGCGTGCGCTCGGAAGCCGACGTGTACGGCCTGGAAGAACTGCGCGCGCTGCAGGCGCTGCACCCGGGCCTGAAGGTGCAGGTGGTCGTGGTCACCGGTCCGGCGCGCGAAGGCTGGCGCACGGGCCTCATCACCGACGCGATCCGCGCCGACTGGCCCGCCGGCCCCGAAGGCTGGCGCGCCTACCTCTGCGGCTCGCCGCCGATGGTGGAGGCCGTGACGCAGCTCGTGCGCGCGCGCGGCCTCGCGCCCGAACAGATCCATGCCGATGCCTTTTACCTGCAAGGCACCTGA
- a CDS encoding LysR family transcriptional regulator, translated as MQLKDIDLNLLLVFDRMLAEKRVSAVAESLGLSQPAISNALARLRRLLGDELFLRTARGMEPTPFALQLAEPVAYAMGALHTALNQQVVFDPATSTRSFTLAMTDIGEIYFTPRLMDLLSQAAPGVTISTVRNNSNSTASLRDELESGHVDIAIGLLPQLKAGVFQRRLFLQRYVCLFSGAHPLAQKRSVSLKDFVAADHLLVQAAGTGHGKADDVMAAQGIQRRIRLRVPHFVAIGHILRSSDMIATVPERLAQSIAEPFGLVWRPHPVALPQIAINLFWHAKVHRDPGNQWLRGLLFDKFADAG; from the coding sequence ATGCAACTCAAGGACATCGACCTCAACCTGCTGCTGGTGTTCGACCGCATGCTGGCCGAGAAGCGCGTCTCGGCCGTGGCCGAATCGCTGGGCCTCTCGCAGCCCGCGATCAGCAATGCGCTGGCGCGGCTGCGCCGGCTGCTGGGCGACGAACTGTTCCTGCGCACCGCGCGCGGCATGGAGCCAACGCCGTTCGCGCTGCAGCTCGCCGAGCCGGTGGCCTACGCCATGGGTGCGCTGCACACCGCGCTCAACCAGCAGGTGGTGTTCGACCCGGCCACCAGCACGCGCAGCTTCACGCTCGCGATGACCGACATCGGCGAGATCTACTTCACGCCGCGGCTCATGGACCTGCTCTCCCAGGCCGCGCCCGGCGTGACGATCAGCACGGTGCGCAACAACAGCAACAGCACCGCCAGCCTGCGCGACGAGCTCGAATCCGGGCACGTGGACATCGCGATCGGCCTGCTGCCGCAGCTCAAGGCCGGCGTGTTCCAGCGCCGGCTGTTCCTGCAGCGCTACGTGTGCCTGTTCTCGGGCGCGCATCCGCTGGCGCAGAAGCGCAGCGTCTCGCTGAAGGACTTCGTCGCGGCCGACCATCTGCTGGTGCAGGCCGCCGGCACCGGCCACGGCAAGGCCGACGACGTGATGGCCGCGCAGGGCATCCAGCGGCGCATCCGGCTGCGGGTGCCGCACTTCGTCGCCATCGGCCACATCCTGCGTTCGAGCGACATGATCGCGACCGTGCCCGAGCGGCTCGCCCAGAGCATCGCCGAGCCTTTCGGGCTGGTGTGGCGCCCCCACCCCGTGGCGCTGCCGCAGATCGCGATCAACCTGTTCTGGCACGCCAAGGTGCACCGCGATCCGGGCAACCAGTGGCTGCGCGGGCTGTTGTTCGACAAGTTCGCGGATGCGGGCTGA
- the thpR gene encoding RNA 2',3'-cyclic phosphodiesterase — protein MPEQLLLPGIDPPPAPLRRARGAAKPRERLPRSLFFAILPPPAVAEAVAALAAQLDGAHSLKAKLTDPERLHVTLHHLGDYTAVPRKVLQAALDAAATVAPPAFEIAFDEALRFDKSRAFVLASGQPAGTAALVAFRQRLGEALADAGFKPERGFTPHMTLGYTPRKVALQPVAPALRWHADAFVLLESHVGEHIYEPRGKWPA, from the coding sequence ATGCCCGAACAGCTCCTTCTTCCCGGCATCGATCCGCCGCCGGCGCCCTTGCGCCGCGCGCGCGGCGCCGCCAAACCCCGGGAGCGCCTGCCTCGCTCGCTCTTCTTCGCGATCCTGCCGCCGCCCGCGGTGGCCGAGGCCGTCGCGGCGCTGGCCGCGCAGCTCGACGGCGCGCATTCGCTTAAGGCCAAGCTGACCGATCCGGAGCGCCTGCATGTCACGCTGCATCACCTGGGCGACTACACGGCCGTGCCGCGCAAGGTGCTGCAGGCCGCGCTCGACGCCGCCGCCACGGTGGCACCGCCTGCGTTCGAGATCGCGTTCGACGAGGCGCTGCGCTTCGACAAGAGCCGCGCCTTCGTGCTCGCGAGCGGCCAGCCGGCGGGCACGGCCGCGCTCGTGGCCTTTCGCCAGCGGCTCGGCGAAGCGCTCGCCGACGCCGGCTTCAAGCCCGAGCGCGGCTTCACGCCGCACATGACGCTCGGCTACACGCCGCGCAAGGTCGCGCTGCAGCCGGTCGCGCCCGCGCTGCGCTGGCATGCCGATGCCTTCGTGCTGCTCGAAAGCCACGTCGGCGAACACATCTACGAACCGCGGGGAAAGTGGCCGGCCTGA
- a CDS encoding DNA-3-methyladenine glycosylase I, translating into MTTPLIDGPDGQPRCRWCASAPEFLGYHDDEWGHPVADDHRLFEKISLEGFQSGLSWRTILAKRENFRAAFHGFDFDKVARFGQKDVERLLQDPGIVRHRGKIEAVIHNAARAQEMVAREGSLAAFFWRHEPDAATLGTPQTLSTSEASIALSKTLKKLGWKFVGPTTVYAFMQAMGLINDHAEGCVIRAKVDRARGSFKRPRNSA; encoded by the coding sequence ATGACCACGCCACTGATCGACGGCCCCGATGGCCAACCCCGCTGCCGCTGGTGCGCCTCGGCGCCCGAGTTCCTCGGCTACCACGACGACGAATGGGGCCATCCGGTCGCCGACGACCATCGCCTGTTCGAGAAGATCAGCCTCGAAGGTTTCCAGTCCGGCCTGAGCTGGCGCACCATCCTCGCGAAGCGCGAGAACTTCCGCGCCGCCTTCCACGGCTTCGACTTCGACAAGGTCGCGCGCTTCGGCCAGAAGGACGTGGAGCGCCTGCTGCAGGACCCGGGCATCGTGCGCCACCGCGGCAAGATCGAAGCCGTGATCCACAACGCCGCGCGCGCGCAGGAGATGGTCGCGCGCGAAGGCTCGCTCGCCGCCTTCTTCTGGCGCCACGAACCCGATGCCGCGACGCTCGGCACGCCGCAGACGCTGTCGACCTCGGAGGCCTCGATCGCGCTGTCGAAGACGCTCAAGAAGCTGGGCTGGAAATTCGTCGGCCCGACGACGGTGTATGCGTTCATGCAGGCGATGGGGCTGATCAACGACCATGCCGAAGGCTGCGTGATTCGCGCGAAGGTGGACCGGGCGCGCGGCAGTTTCAAGCGGCCGCGGAACTCGGCCTGA
- a CDS encoding protocatechuate 3,4-dioxygenase → MRAAREPALRPTGSGTPGLARRTVVAAAVVAAPALWLGARAQAPSPRIATPSQTEGPFYPVRLPQDTDHDLLRNGSLHYGQGQPAWVEGSVTDLAGRPLRGAQVEIWQCDHNGHYHHPGDGGRADAAFQGFGRVAVGDDGRYRFRTIRPVPYTGRTPHIHVKVKLGSRELLTTQLYVAGDPGNARDYLWRNLAPAAREALTVPFERGADGLQVRFPIVVEA, encoded by the coding sequence ATGCGCGCCGCCAGAGAGCCAGCCCTCCGCCCGACCGGATCCGGGACGCCCGGCCTCGCCCGGCGCACCGTCGTGGCCGCGGCCGTGGTCGCCGCCCCGGCGCTTTGGCTCGGCGCCCGCGCACAGGCGCCCTCCCCGCGCATCGCCACGCCATCGCAGACCGAAGGCCCGTTCTACCCCGTGCGCCTGCCGCAGGACACCGACCATGACCTGCTGCGAAACGGCAGCCTGCACTACGGCCAGGGCCAGCCGGCCTGGGTCGAGGGCAGCGTGACCGACCTCGCCGGCCGGCCGCTGCGCGGCGCGCAGGTCGAGATCTGGCAGTGCGACCACAACGGCCACTACCACCACCCCGGCGACGGCGGGCGCGCCGATGCGGCCTTCCAGGGCTTCGGCCGCGTCGCGGTCGGCGACGACGGCCGCTACCGCTTCCGCACCATCCGCCCGGTGCCCTACACGGGCCGCACGCCGCACATCCACGTCAAGGTGAAGCTCGGCTCGCGCGAACTGCTGACCACCCAGCTCTACGTGGCAGGCGATCCGGGGAACGCACGCGACTACCTCTGGCGCAACCTCGCGCCCGCGGCACGCGAGGCGCTCACCGTGCCCTTCGAACGCGGCGCCGACGGGCTGCAGGTGCGGTTCCCGATCGTGGTCGAGGCCTGA
- a CDS encoding alpha/beta hydrolase translates to MNLQMKWTAACVGLLLALPAAAEVVRKDFSVRSEDGLSIFVRELRDTAAPADRGPMLMVHGGRSGVLASWDVDAPGSSAAEEIAKAGHRVYLMDVRGFGRSAFPREMRDAPEALAGPVAVRSNEAVRDIAAVVDEIRRRHPGEARLAAIGWATGSQWLGHYASLHPEKLSHLVYYNAAYGGPAGGWALQAEFGDPQRPAELDRARHGAYRLATADNLVGRWRSEGVDAAFLARYVQLSMEGDASAGARQPPSFRFPSGPTADTLKLVNGRQLFDASFIRAHVLILRSERDFWSRPVDVATLREHLTSAASVTAVELRGASHYAHLQPGAERARFLAAVLAFTAPRRPSSGAP, encoded by the coding sequence ATGAACCTGCAGATGAAATGGACGGCCGCCTGCGTAGGCCTTCTGCTCGCGCTGCCCGCGGCGGCGGAAGTGGTGCGCAAGGACTTCAGCGTGCGCAGCGAGGACGGCCTCTCGATCTTCGTGCGCGAGCTGCGCGACACCGCCGCGCCGGCGGACCGCGGCCCGATGCTCATGGTCCATGGCGGGCGCTCGGGCGTGCTCGCGAGCTGGGACGTCGATGCGCCCGGCAGTTCGGCGGCCGAGGAGATCGCCAAGGCCGGGCACCGGGTCTACCTGATGGACGTGCGCGGCTTCGGCCGTTCCGCATTCCCGCGCGAGATGCGAGATGCGCCCGAGGCGCTCGCCGGTCCGGTGGCCGTGCGCTCGAACGAGGCCGTGCGCGACATCGCGGCCGTGGTGGACGAGATCCGGCGCCGCCATCCGGGCGAGGCGCGGCTCGCCGCCATCGGCTGGGCGACGGGCTCTCAGTGGCTCGGCCACTATGCGTCGCTTCATCCCGAGAAGCTGTCGCACCTCGTCTACTACAACGCGGCCTACGGCGGGCCGGCCGGCGGCTGGGCGCTGCAGGCGGAGTTCGGCGATCCGCAGCGGCCCGCCGAACTCGACCGGGCGCGGCACGGCGCCTACCGCCTCGCCACGGCCGACAACCTCGTGGGCCGCTGGCGCAGCGAGGGCGTGGATGCCGCCTTCCTCGCGCGCTATGTCCAGCTGTCGATGGAAGGCGATGCGAGCGCGGGCGCGCGCCAGCCGCCGAGCTTCCGCTTCCCCTCGGGGCCGACGGCCGACACGCTCAAGCTGGTCAACGGGCGCCAGCTCTTCGACGCCTCGTTCATCCGCGCCCACGTGCTGATCCTGCGCTCGGAGCGCGACTTCTGGTCGCGGCCCGTCGACGTGGCGACGCTGCGCGAACACCTCACGAGCGCGGCCTCGGTGACCGCCGTCGAACTGCGCGGCGCCTCGCACTATGCGCACCTGCAGCCGGGTGCCGAGCGCGCGCGCTTCCTGGCCGCCGTGCTGGCGTTCACCGCGCCGCGGCGGCCGTCATCGGGCGCACCGTGA